The sequence below is a genomic window from Chondrinema litorale.
AAAACATCATCCATGCTGTCTACGCCATATTGTTTCTTTAATTCATTGGGGCTGCCTAATGCGGCAATTTCTCCTGCCACCATCATAGAAATTCGGTTACAATATTCTGCTTCGTCCATATAGTGAGTGGTTACAAAAACAGTGATTCCGTTATCAGAAGCTTCGTAAATTAATTTCCAAAATTGCCTACGAGTTACAGGGTCTACTCCACCTGTAGGCTCGTCTAAGAAGATGATTTCAGGGTCATGAAGCAAGGCAACAGAAAAGGCTAACTTCTGCTTCCAACCAAGTGGAAGTCCGCTTAAAAGTGATTTACTCACCTCGTGTAAATTGAGTTTTTCAACCAGTTCATCAGATTTTTTCTTAATCTGTTGATTGCTAAGCCCATAAATTCCACCGTAGAATCTGATGTTTTCCAGCACTGTTAAATCTTCGTAAAGTGAAAAGCGCTGACTCATGTAACCAATATTCTTTTTGATCTTTTCTGCTTCTTTGTACACATCGTAACCTGCGACAGTAGCTTCACCGCTACTAGGAGCAAGCAAGCCTGTAAGCATACGCATTGCGGTGCTTTTACCAGCTCCATTTGCACCAAGAAAGCCGAATATTTCCCCTTTGTTTACCTCAAAAGTGATCTCTTTTACTGCATAAAAATCACCGAATTGGCGGGTAAGCTTATTTACTTTTACTGCTGGTCTGTTTTCTGTATTATTCATATTCCTGTTGATTCATCAGTTCCATAAAACAGTCTTCGATATTGGGTTTAATCCCGAAGACTTCTGACTTTCCATCAATTTCATTCTCTAAAAATGATTGTAAAACGGCAGTAGAAATATCTGCTCTTACATCTGTATAGTGCAAGTATTCACCAAATGGCTGTACTGATCTTGTGTACTCATAAGTTTCCATTGTTTTGAGCAGCTTATACTTGTTCTCGTTACCAATAGCAAAAAGCTTTTTAGGGAAAGTTTTTGTGATGTTTTCTGGGCTGTCTATACTCAATATATTACCTTCTTGAATTAATGCGACTCTATCGCAAAGTGCAGCTTCATCCATATAAGGAGTGGACACAAATATGGTGATTCCCTCATCCTTTAACTTTTTAAGCATTGCCCAAAATTCCTTTCTCGAAACCGGATCGACACCTGTAGTAGGTTCATCCAGAAAAAGCACTTCTGGCTTGTGAATAAGCGCACAAGATAGCGCCAATTTCTGTTTCATTCCACCAGATAATTTACCTGCTCTACGATGTTTAAAAGGCTCTATTTGTTCGTAGATATCTTTAATGAGGCGGTAATTTTCTTGAATAGTGGTACCGAAAATAGTGGCAAATAGATTCAGGTTTTCTTCTACACTCAAATCTTGATAAAGTGAGAATCTGCCCGGCATATAGCCAAGAATATTTCTTAGCTTTTTAAAATCTTTTACCACATCGTAACCAGCAACTTTGGCATTACCAGAATCGGCGAGGAGTAGGGTAACCAATATTCTTATCAAACTGGTTTTTCCGGCTCCATCTGGCCCGATAAGTCCAAACAATTCTCCTTTTTTCACATCCAGAGAAATGTTTTTAAGTGCCTGATTTTCTTCGTATGATATGCAGATATTATCTATGATAATTGCTGAATTATCCATCACTTATTTTTGTGCAATGTTAGAAGAGTCGTTGTTGAAAATTGCTTCGCCCGGCATGCCTATTTTAAAAGTACCATCGTCTTTTACTCTTATTTTTGCCGCATAAACCATATTTACCCTATCTTCTTTGGTCTGGATGTTTTTGGGTGTAAACTCTGCTTTGTTAGAAATCCAAGCGAGCGTACCGGTTGTTTCCAGATAGTTTTCTTCATCAGTGTCGATTCTTACAGTTATAGGTTGCTGTAATTTGAGTTTCGCCAATTGCTTTGCACTAAGGTAAACTCGCAAATACATATCATTTTTAACTGCAATCTTGTAAAGTGGCTTACCAAAAGAGGCTACTTCGCCTTCTTCTGCGTATTTTTCTAAGACAATTCCAGAAACTGGATGTCTCAACACAGATTTTTGCAATTGATCTTCTATTTGAGCGATCTGTTTTTCTAATGGAAGAATTTCACCTAAAATTCCACTGTTTTGCGTGCTTAACTGACTTTTTACAGCATCTAATTGCTTTTCAACTACTTCAATTTCACCATTAATATCGTCAAGTTGTTTGTCTGTTGCTGCGTCTTCTTTAAATAAAGATTCGAGTCGGTTTTTCTCTCTTACCAAATTTTCTTTTCGCTCGTAGTAAACTGCGAGTTGATCTGAAATATTCTGAGTTTTACTAGTTACTGCTGCGATTGTAGCCTGTAACTGCTGCTTTTTTAGAAACAGTTGTACCGTATCAATACAACCAACCACTTCACCAACTTTAATTTCTGATCCTTCTTCCACATCGAGTGATATGATTTTTCCACTGCCTTCTGCCGAAACAATTACTTCAGTAGCTTCAAATTGGCCGTAAGCATCTGCTGCATTATCATCATTTCCGCAAGATGCTAAAAACAGGATTATTGGAAGATAGCAAATTGCCTTTATAGAAATAACTTTTGTATTTTTCATGAGATTAGAATGAATTTATTTAAGTATTCCTGCTTCAAACATCCAGTCAACTTTGGCTTTTGCCAACGACATTTTATGAATTTGCAGATTTAATTGAAATTGAGTGAGTTTGTTAACTTCTGTAAGGTATCCGGTTGAGGTAATTACACCGTTCTGTTGCAATGAGCCATATTCTTTCACATTATCCTCTTGCAAAACAATCATTTCTTGGTCTGTTTCAATGAGCTTTTGTAAGCGCTCAGCATCTTGCTGGTATTGAATCAGGTTTACATCAGATTGCTTATTAATACTCTCTTTTCTTGCTTCAAGCGCCGATTGCTGTAATTTACTTACCTCCACAGAACGGTGTGTATTTCCATACTTAAATGGCTGCCAGTTTAGTCGCAAGCCAAGTAGATAGAAAGGTTCAAAGCTGGTTTCGAACATATTGTAAGGGTTAGGACTACCAAAGCCCGCATTGGCAAATGCTGAGAGCATCGGCATGTTTCCCGCCTGTATCATATCTTTTGAAACTTCTAATTGCTGTTGCTGAAGCGATAAAATCTGTATTTGTGGTTTACTGTCAAAGTTAGTGTTGCTATTATTTGCAATATCGTATGATGGATACAGGAGATCATATTCTTGCAGATTGTCTAAACCTGTCCAGGATTTAAGCATTTTAAATACTGCTTTCTGCTGTTCATTTACATTTAGCAGATCTTGTTTTATTTTAAGAATCTCAATTTGTATGCTGTTGGCAGCTCCTTTAAGCAAAACACCATTTTTAATTCTTGCTTCAGTAAGTTTTAGTTGATTTTGAAGCTCCCCTAAAACAGATTCGTTCAATAATCTTTCTTGTTCTTGCAGATTGAGCGCAGTAAAAAACAGACTATTGATCTGTGATTTTACCTGTCTCTGATTCAGGTTAATTTCTGTTTTTGTAGTTTTTTCGTTGAGCTCTTCTTGCGTCTTTTTTATTTTGTTAACTCCGCCATCATAAATAAGCTGGCTTACTTCCAACTGGATTTTATACTGATCTTTCGGAATATCTGGAATGCTAAAAGCTGGGCTTTCTATTGGAATAGACATTACATCAGACTGATAAGTCGCTTGGCCATTTACAGCAAATTGAGGTAAAAAAGCCGTGCTCAAATTCTCTTGCTTTAATTGCCTAATGTTTTCGGCATAAATTCTCGATTGTTCTTCTGGGTGTAACTCTTCCATTAACTGGTAACACCTTTGCAAACTAAGCGTATCCTGTGCGTTGGCAGACTGCAATAGCGTAAAAAGCTGAACTGCCATGAGGATTCCGGTTATGTAAAAACAGGATTTTTTCATTTTTATCAAATGCTTTAATCGTTTGTTTAAATTCGGGATAAATTTTTTTAGATTCTAATTTGATTCATCAAAATTTCTGGGATCATCTGTTTTCTTTCATCTATTAAATTATTGAAAATATCTGCATTTAAATTTTCGAGAGTTAATAGTGCTGGTTGAATAATAAAAGGAAAAACCGTGAGCGATATCATGTTGATTAGAAAGTGAATAGGGGATATTTTTTTGATATTACCCTTTGCTGCTTCTCTTTTTAATTGATTTACCAAAACACCATCTGTTAGTATTTCATGCATTCCAATTTTCTCCACAAACTTCTGTGGATTGTTTCTCAATTCACTCAATACAAATATGGGTACAAGTGGATTGCTCTTAAGCATTTCGGAATGTGTGGTTACAAACTTTGTTACCTTTTCTTCTATTGAAATTTCTTCTTCGAGAATACTGATCAATTTTCCTGGAAAATACTGGAAAGCCTCTTCTAAAATTGCATCAAACAGCTTTTCTTTACTCTTAAAATAGTAATTCATTAAAGCAATGTTTATATCTGCCTCTTCTGCAATGTCTCGGGTTTTTGTAGCTGCAAACCCTTTTTCTATAAAAAGTTTTCTTGCTGCTGCTTTAATTTTTTCCTCAGTACTTTGCTTTTCCATGTGTCAAATATATTTAAGTAAATATTTAAATCAAATTATTTAATCAAATGATTGAAAATAAATTTAAAACTAATAACAAATTGTTTGTTTATGGAACATTAATGTCGGGTTTCGACAATCCTTACGCGCTGCAATTGCACCGATCTGTGGGTAAAGTGGTAAAGGCATCTATTAAGGGTGAGTTATATATTGTAAGCAATTGGCACTTTGAGTATCCGCTAGCAGTGTTTAATGAGCAGAGCCAATTTGAGATTAAGGGCGAAGTGTTAGAAATTGAAAATAATCTGGAAGAGTTGCTAGAAGTACTAGATAAGTACGAAGGTATAGAAAGTGTAAATCCGGATGCGGGAGAGTATGTAAGAGCAGAGATTCCAGTTTCAACAGAAAATGGTATTGAGATATGCTGGGCTTATATTAATAACAAACCCTTCGAAGGACTTTCTAGATTAGACGGTGGAGACTTTAGAGCATATCTCAAAAACAAGATCTGATAATAATCTATAATCAGAATCTTTTTTTCCTTTTGTGTTTTTTAGTTTTGCTTTTTGCTGAGATAGGTCTGTAATTAATGTTTTTGTTTTTCAGCTTGTCTTTCTTTTCGTGGAATGCCCCTTTATAATCAGGGTTTTCTTTCATTTTTTGTTTGTCTATTTCTCTTAGATACTCTTGTCTTTCTTCAAAAGGAGTGTCAGTTACTTCAACTTCAGCAGGTATTTGTTCTGCACTAATCTGCATTCTAATAATCTTCTGAATTTTCTCTAAATGGTATTTTTCAGCAGGATTACAAAAAGAGATTGCGTTGCCTTTTTGCTCGGCACGGCCAGTTCTACCAATTCTGTGAACATAATCTTCATACAGAACTGGTATATCAAAGTTAATTACATGGCTTACCATAGAAACATCAATACCTCTGGCTGCAACATCAGTAGAAACCAATATCCTTATACTGCCTTCTTTAAAATCTTCCATCGCATTAATTCGAGTGTTTTGCCCTTTATTGGCGTGGATAACACGCGTATTGCTATCTACTTTTCTACTTAAGAATTTGTAAACATTTTCTGCATTTTTCTTAGATCTGGCAAAAATGATTATACGGTTAAAGCTTTCTTCATCTTTTAAAAGATGCTCTAAAAGGTTGATTTTAGTTCTAAAATTAGGAACATGGTAAACTGTTTGGCTTACCATAGCAGCAGGAGTTGCTTGAGGTGTTACTTCTATGCTCTCAGGAAACTCAAGGAACTCTTCTGAAAGTGTAAGTACTTTTTGTGGCATAGTAGCAGAAAAAAGGAGGTTTTGTCTTTTAACAGGTAGAATTTCTAGAAACTGTCTAATCTGCGGCATAAAACCCATATCCATCATTCTGTCGGCTTCGTCGAGCACCATCACTTGCAAACCTCTCAGGTATAGCGCTTCTTTAAAATAGATATCCAACACTCTTCCGGGAGTTCCCACTAGTATATCAATCCCTTTGCTTATTTCTTCAATTTGCTTACTTGGACCAATTCCACCGTAAACTACAGCATGTCTAATGTCTGTGTATTTTGTTAGCTTTTCAAGCTCTTTATTGATCTGTATTACCAATTCGCGAGTAGGAGCGAGAATTAATGCTCTTGGGTGTTCACCTTGAGCATATTTAATCTTCATTAAAATTGGGAGAAGAAATGCGGCAGTTTTTCCTGTGCCAGTTTGAGCAATTCCCAAAACATCCTGACCCGCCAGTATTCTTGGTATAGCTTTCAGCTGAATAGGAGTAGGTTTGGTATAACCCATATCTTCTACCGCATTTACTAGCTGTTTGTTAAGTTTTAAATCACTGAATGCTGTTTCCATGTCTGGCGTAATTATCTAAGATGTATTAGTTAAGAATTAAATTTATTCTAAAACTAATTTTTTGAAATACTATAATAAAAACACAACTTACTGTATTAGAGTAGGTTGTGCGGGAAATTACAATTAAGCTAATTTGAACCTGCAAGTTATAAATAGAAATCTTCATAAAGAAGTTTCTTCTAGTATCTACAAGATTGTATTACAGATTGTTTAAAGAATGGGAGTTTATTTTTCTATGTATTTGCTCATGTAGAAAAGCCCTTTGAGTGTAAGGTGTTTATCAACCTGATCAAATTCGCTATGTAGATTTTCTAAAATAGATGATAGCCCACCAGTAGCAATTACTTTACACGATTGATTGAGCTCATTTTTAATTTCGCTAATCATGTGTTTAACTAATCCGGTATAACCTATCATTAAACCAGACTGAATCGCTGTAACTGTATCTGTTCCTATTACCGATTTAGGAAACTCCAAAGGGATCTCGGGTAATTGTGCTGTATTACCAGAAAGTGCTTTCATTGCTGTTTTTAAACCTGGCGCTATGTTAACTCCTTTTATTTCGCCACTAGCATCTAAAACTGTAAAAGTTAATGCTGTACCAAAATCGATTACAATTGAAGTATTTTGTGTAGCTTGCCAAGCTGCCAGTGCATTGGCTACTAGATCAGTACCAATTTGTCTGGGATTTTTAATTTTCAGTGGCAAGTAAGTATAATTTTCGGCACTTGGTCGGATTACTTTCAATCCGAATAAATGTTCGCAAGTTTCTTGAATAATTGGTGTGAGCCTAGGAACAACACTACTTAATATAATTTTTTTAAATTGACTGGCCTTTAAATTATTTTCCAACATAAAACTTCTCAGAATCATCTGGTAATCTGAAGCTTGTTTTTGTTGGGAAGTATCAATTCTGAACTCAAGTTGAAATTGGTCATCTTTAAATATGCCAAATACTATGTTTGTGTTGCCTATGTCAATGACAAGTATCATTTTTTTAAATTTTAAAAAAAGTATATTTGGTTAGAAATCAGTTTATTTAAATAATTAAAAGTTATAAATAAATATGATTTTGGCTACAAGATATAAAAATGTAGCTTATATATAAACTCAAGTTTTCGGTATAGGTAAAGAAAACACGATCTGTTTTAATTTCACTCATCGCACTTATTCTACCTGTTTTTGCAATCTTGCATTCAGACTTCTGTCTATTAGGTTTAAGCAATTTTACCCCATATTTTTTAGAAAGCTGTATGAAGAATATTTAATAATACCAGAAATTTTTTAGACTCTTTAAAATCTTGTTGTATGGTAACAATGGAAAATATTCTTGTATCAATAGATTTATCTAAAAGTTCGATAAACGCCCTAAAGTATGCTATACATTTTGCAGAGTATTTTAACTCTAAATTATACATTCTATATAATCAATTAGATGCACATAAGCAGGAGGTAGCGCTTACAATACAAAAAGATTATTTTTATAGAGAGGTTGAAGTAGAAGCCGAAAGGGAAATTGAAATAATAAAAAAATATTATTTAAATGATTCAAAAGTTGATTATTGCTTGATAAATGAAAACGGTTGTTCCTTAGAAAGTTTGGAATGTATTTTAGGTGGTTACGACATCAACTTTTGTGTAATGGGATTTAACAAAAAGCATTCACACGATAGAAAATTATTTAATGAAAGTATTCCAGGTTTTTTAGCAAAAATTAAATTGCCTTTACTTTTAGTGCCGGAAGATTATTGTTTTGAAGGATTTAAAAACTTGGTTTTTGCTTTTGATTTCAACTTTTTAGATGATATTAAAATACTCAATGATATATTATTTCTTGCCTATAAATTCAAGGTTAAAACTCATATCCTTCAGATATCATCTGGACAATATTTATGTGAAAGTTATTTTAAAGACAAAAAATTTAGTACAAGGCTAAAGTTTAATACAGAAAATTTTAAGTACAAGTTTATCCGTGAAAGAAATAATGAAAAGGCAATTTGGACATATACCAACCAAGAAAATGGCAATATTCTTATTCTTAATCCTCAAGGGAATAATGGAGTAATTGATAGAATGGTAAAAAGAATAGTAAATAATGAAACTCAGTTTTATTCAAACTTGCCATTACTAATTATGAACTAGCGGTTTTGTTACTATAGAAATTGAATGATTAGGCTAATCATATAAAGTAAATTTCCTCCAATCGCTAGAAGTGGTACCAATAAAGCGCCAAATGCCACAGATACACCAGTTGCTTTTATATTTCCTTCTGTATCCACTTTAGGTTCTCCCGGCATACTATCAAACATTAATGCTTCAGTAGGTCTTTCTCTGTTATATAGCAATACTTCTACATCTTCATCTTCTAACCTGTATGCTTCATGAGTATGAGTTTCTACTAAATACTTTTCTCCATCATCTGCTTGAAACTCAAAAAACATTTGATAAACAATTTGATCGTTTATTTCCCTTCCTGTGGCAGTTTTCTTAACCAACTTACCATAACCTACTTCGCCATTTTTCAATAGTTTAATTGTATGGTTGCCTCCTTTAAAACCAAGATAAACCATAATAAAGCCGAGAAAAGGTACTATAAGTGGAAGTAAACCAACCGCAATACCGTATTCGGCAGTACGCAAACCTTGTATTCTACTAAATTCTGGATGTTCGTTTACATACTCAACAACTACCTCATTTTTTATATGGTAATGTTGATCTCTACTGTAAGATGTGCCAGAATGTAATCCGCTTTCTGTCCAGAATTGGTAAGAGTATTCTTCTACTTCTTTGCCATTAACAATGGAACCTGTTACTCTTACTTTATAAATTTTGCCTTTTGCAGTTTTTAAATCAGAAGAAAATTTTCTGATATTCATTAAGTCTGATTCGAGGGAGAAAACCCAAAAAAATATCATTCCCAGACCAAAAATTGGCCATCCAATACGATTTGTTAATCCTCCGAAAAGGATTTCAAGTCGGGTAGTAAAGGGTATTTTTCTGGGTGGAGTTGCAAGCCTTTTTCTCTCGTGTTGTACCATAAATGGTTTATTTTTCCCAGTTTCTAGTTAATTCTTTTAAGCGCTTATCTACAGCAGCTAATTCTTCATTATCGTCTCCCGGATCGAGTTTAATCAACATCAATCGCTTTTTATGCAACTCTTCCAGTTCTGCTTCCATATTTCTTACCAACTGCTTATTATATTTTTCAATCATCTTCACTTTCTCTTTTTCAAAAATAGTTGGTCTTCTGCTCAAGCTTGTTAATTCTATTTCTAGTCCAATTCTTTCACCTGCTGGAGTAAAAACTTCTTTCTGTGCAGATTGCATCAACTCTTTCAGTTCAGAATCTCTATTATACCTTAATTTTTTTAGTAATAAGGTTTCAAAATAACCTTTTAGGTTTCTCTTTAAGGTTTTCTTTAATCTTTTAAGCTCTTTCTTGGTTTCTTGTTCATCAAATATTTCTGGTTCGGGCAATTCGTCTGCTACTATATCTGGTTGCTGCTGAGACATTTGAAAATTTAATCTCTGTAATTGATTAATATCCACTTCGCCACCCATACCTTTCACCATACTTTGATCTTCAGAAAACTCCATTCCTTCTCTATCCCTCATGTTAAAACTAGCCATGGGGTCGTCAAACATTTCGTCTTCTTCCTCATCAGGCTCTTCATTTTCGTGTATAGCATCAGTTGATGAAAGAAACCTTGCCCAGCCATTTTCTGCTACACCATTAATTTTGTATTCTACATCAAAGATAATTCTTTCGGCATTACCTTCGTGCCTAATAGGGAATACCTCGGCTTTAAACTGATGTGGTTTTTTTTCTAATGCAGTGAGTCTGGCAGTAATGTAAGCTAATCTCGGGTGTACATGAATTTGTAGCCCAAATATTTTAAATTTTTCGAGTGCTTCGGAAATACTTTCTTCAAGAATTTCTCTTACAGTATAAGATTCAGGATCTTCACGGTAATCAAACTTTCTAAATAGCTCATCGGGTGTAATATCGTGAACTTGTTTTTCTACAGAGCTAATTACCTGATCTTTAATTTCTTCTTCTAAGTCTATATGAGGATCTAAGAGACTTTTAATGTCGTTTAGGCTTGTGAGCGTTCCTCTGATAATAAAATCGAAATGAATATTTACGCCCATGTCACTGGTAGGGAAAGACTGGTCTTCAATTACAATTCTAAATTGTTTTCGCATCATTGTAAGTGCATTTAAGCCCTTTAATTCTACCACATGCGAGGCTTGTAAACCAATACTAGTAACTTCTTCGGTAAATTTTTCTTTAATTATATTTTTTATTTTTTGATGATTAAGCAAGGTGTTTTTATAGCTTAATCCAACAAAAATACGATCGATAATCTTAGTTAATCTACCTTGTGCCCAAAGGTTAATACTTTTATCATCAATGCCAGAATTTTTGAATTTTACCAGATTATGTAGGTTTAAAAAGATGAAGTTTTCCACCTGCACCATGTCTGGCATATCTGTAATACTTACCGGATAAGTGTATTTAACTATTGGTAAGTCTTGGGGAATAATACTACTAGAATCGGTTGTAGTGTAATTGATGTAATGGATTTTGCGGCCATACTTTTTCAAAAACTCATTAATGTGTTCATTTAAAGCCATTCCAGCTCCTAGCTTAAAATGAAAACAATAATCTTCTAGGGTGAAAAATTTATGAAATACATGCTGAATTTCATTTTGAATCATCAGGCTGAAGCTGTCTTTTTTGCTATCATTTAAAATAGCCATTATTTTCCTTTCTTCATCAACCTCTATCACTCCTTCAAAAGATAGTTTTACAGGTTGATTAAAATCTTTAACCGAAACAGGAAATGGCATTTTAGTTTCTATTCGAATCTCATCTAGCTTATGATGCAGCAGATTTATTTCGATGTTGAGTATTAAGCCAGTATAGTGCAGTGTCTGCTCAACCAGAAAGTTTTCGAGTGCTTTTTTGGCCTGAAAAAAACTAATTATAAATCCATTTGGGAAACGTCTTTCATCTCGAGCAAAGCTCAATGTCCAATCGTGGAGCATTTTATTAAAGCGTTGCCCAGAATTAAATCCTTCTCTATAATGCAATGCATTTACAACTTGTCTTTCGTTACCAGAAGGACACTGAATCTCATAAATTGCGGAAAGATTAATTATTCTTCGAGGAGAAAACTCTGGAATACGGATGATGGGACCGTCTTTTTCTTCAACTACAATTTTTTTATTGGTTACCAGATAGCTTTCAGAAGCAGTTTGCCCAAGTATTTTGTCAAATCCCTTTGGTGCGTATTTAGCAAAAGAATTGCTATCATCATTTAAGTGAATGATTATTCCTGGTAAACCAACTCCAGACTGCATAGGTATGCTGTCGTCTATAAGCGTAATAATTTCCTGTAAGGGATTGCCGCTATCCATAAAAATTGTTAGTTAATATTTTTTTTAGCCTTGTGATTCTATTATTCTTTGAGAAATATGCTGAAATTTCCTGAAAAATAGCAAAAAAGTACTATAAATTTCTGAACTTATTCATTAAGCTCATAATCATTTTCCTTTTTAGATAAATTGCTTTAAGCTTTGGCAAATCTCCATGCGAAGTTTCAGAAGCTACAATAAGGTAATCTTGCATCGCATACTGCCAACTTCTAATCAGTTCTTTCTTTTTTAACTTGCTGCCAAATACCGGATGAGATTTGATTAAGATTAGTAATTTGTTTACCTGATCAGGAAACTTGGTTTCAGTAAATTTTTTGTTGAATGAATAAAAGAAGCTGAGTATTTCTGTGAAGATAAAAGCTTGTAAACCAAATGAATGTTCTTCGCTTTCAAACATTGGCAGTTTGAGTTGGACGATTACATTGATCAATTCTTGTAAAAATAGCGTATCGTTTTTTGCAACAAATAGTGGTGTTGTAATTAGTTTTAAATTTGGCAAAGTATCATCTAAAACTAAAGATTGTGAGTTTTGGAATGAGTGTAGTAAGAATTCTAATGTAAAAAGTTGATAGAAATTAACTTGGAGATTTTGGCTTAGCTCAGAATTTAAAGTAATACTGAAATTCCATGTGCTTATAAGTGTAAATACTTTGTCAGAAAGAAAGTTGTGCTCAAAACAAATCCCAATTAAAAAGTCAAAAGCCTGTTTACTTATTTGTTCATTATTGCTTTCTATTAACTGTTTAAGATAAGGAAGGCTAAAAAACAGAGTCTGACCTGTTGAAAACGATTCCAGATATTCAAAAAACAAGAATAAGTTTTCTTCATCTTCTTCTTCCAAAAAACTTTTAGTAAAAACATGAGCTGGATTTTTTAGAGATTCGTGCAAAAGCATTTCTGCAACCGATAAAGCGGCTAACTCAGTTTTTATATTATTTACAGATTGTTTGTGCAGTAGGTAATTGAACAGTTTTACAGGTTTAGGGTTCTCTTGATAATCATTGTGGCTATCTGCAATTCTACCATACATGGCGATACATGCTACTAAAATCTGATGATCTGAAAAGCAAAGTTCCGGATAAACTGCTTGTAATAAAATCTCGAAGTATTCTTGCAGAAAAATAGGATATTCGTCTTCTATATATTGAATAAAAGCTTTTCGATAAGCCTTAGAGGCAAAGTCAATTCCGGCAGGTTTGCCAAATCTTTTATAAGAACTTAATTGGCAGTTTTTTAAAAGTTGATCATATTGTTTCTCCCATTTTGATGCATAATTTCCGAGAAGCTTTTTGTCTGATTTTTCTTTTTCTTCTTGATTATCTTTTTGTTTTAATACCAATGAAACCACTTGCCTAAATTGGTGAAGGTTTAAGCCTGGCATAAAGCAAGTAGTAATTAGAATTGCTTTTTCAGTAAAGCCAGCGGTGTTCCAAGTTTTTTCTATCCCATCTGGAATTTGATCCGTATCTATCTGATTATTTGCTTCTTTTGTTGATTCAAGTTTGAATTTTGGTTGGTATATATCCTTAAAAATCTGAGAACATAATAGAAAGAACCTAACACTAGTATTTTGATGCGTTACCCATTTATTTAACAGGCTAATAGTCTGCTTAATGTAGTTTATATTATTGTTTTCATCTATCAGAAAAACTATGTTTTGGCAATTTGTAGGTAACTTTTTAAGTAGAGAAATTGATTCGTTAATGTATTTATCTAAACTTTCAGTCTCAAACATATTTACATTGAGAACCAATGTATTAGCTTCTCTTTCTATTTTTGAGAAAGATGCTAGTAATGTTGTAATTCCTATGGTAACTTCTGGATGCCAGAATAACTGAATTGGTTCTTTAGAGATTTGAAATTCTGTATTTTCTTTTTGAATTAATTCTGGCTTTATTTGAACAGGATTAAAGCAACTCTCTTCTTCTAC
It includes:
- a CDS encoding ABC transporter ATP-binding protein codes for the protein MNNTENRPAVKVNKLTRQFGDFYAVKEITFEVNKGEIFGFLGANGAGKSTAMRMLTGLLAPSSGEATVAGYDVYKEAEKIKKNIGYMSQRFSLYEDLTVLENIRFYGGIYGLSNQQIKKKSDELVEKLNLHEVSKSLLSGLPLGWKQKLAFSVALLHDPEIIFLDEPTGGVDPVTRRQFWKLIYEASDNGITVFVTTHYMDEAEYCNRISMMVAGEIAALGSPNELKKQYGVDSMDDVFVKIARPSN
- a CDS encoding ABC transporter ATP-binding protein → MDNSAIIIDNICISYEENQALKNISLDVKKGELFGLIGPDGAGKTSLIRILVTLLLADSGNAKVAGYDVVKDFKKLRNILGYMPGRFSLYQDLSVEENLNLFATIFGTTIQENYRLIKDIYEQIEPFKHRRAGKLSGGMKQKLALSCALIHKPEVLFLDEPTTGVDPVSRKEFWAMLKKLKDEGITIFVSTPYMDEAALCDRVALIQEGNILSIDSPENITKTFPKKLFAIGNENKYKLLKTMETYEYTRSVQPFGEYLHYTDVRADISTAVLQSFLENEIDGKSEVFGIKPNIEDCFMELMNQQEYE
- a CDS encoding HlyD family secretion protein; protein product: MKNTKVISIKAICYLPIILFLASCGNDDNAADAYGQFEATEVIVSAEGSGKIISLDVEEGSEIKVGEVVGCIDTVQLFLKKQQLQATIAAVTSKTQNISDQLAVYYERKENLVREKNRLESLFKEDAATDKQLDDINGEIEVVEKQLDAVKSQLSTQNSGILGEILPLEKQIAQIEDQLQKSVLRHPVSGIVLEKYAEEGEVASFGKPLYKIAVKNDMYLRVYLSAKQLAKLKLQQPITVRIDTDEENYLETTGTLAWISNKAEFTPKNIQTKEDRVNMVYAAKIRVKDDGTFKIGMPGEAIFNNDSSNIAQK
- a CDS encoding TolC family protein — translated: MKKSCFYITGILMAVQLFTLLQSANAQDTLSLQRCYQLMEELHPEEQSRIYAENIRQLKQENLSTAFLPQFAVNGQATYQSDVMSIPIESPAFSIPDIPKDQYKIQLEVSQLIYDGGVNKIKKTQEELNEKTTKTEINLNQRQVKSQINSLFFTALNLQEQERLLNESVLGELQNQLKLTEARIKNGVLLKGAANSIQIEILKIKQDLLNVNEQQKAVFKMLKSWTGLDNLQEYDLLYPSYDIANNSNTNFDSKPQIQILSLQQQQLEVSKDMIQAGNMPMLSAFANAGFGSPNPYNMFETSFEPFYLLGLRLNWQPFKYGNTHRSVEVSKLQQSALEARKESINKQSDVNLIQYQQDAERLQKLIETDQEMIVLQEDNVKEYGSLQQNGVITSTGYLTEVNKLTQFQLNLQIHKMSLAKAKVDWMFEAGILK
- a CDS encoding TetR/AcrR family transcriptional regulator, giving the protein MEKQSTEEKIKAAARKLFIEKGFAATKTRDIAEEADINIALMNYYFKSKEKLFDAILEEAFQYFPGKLISILEEEISIEEKVTKFVTTHSEMLKSNPLVPIFVLSELRNNPQKFVEKIGMHEILTDGVLVNQLKREAAKGNIKKISPIHFLINMISLTVFPFIIQPALLTLENLNADIFNNLIDERKQMIPEILMNQIRI
- a CDS encoding gamma-glutamylcyclotransferase family protein encodes the protein MIENKFKTNNKLFVYGTLMSGFDNPYALQLHRSVGKVVKASIKGELYIVSNWHFEYPLAVFNEQSQFEIKGEVLEIENNLEELLEVLDKYEGIESVNPDAGEYVRAEIPVSTENGIEICWAYINNKPFEGLSRLDGGDFRAYLKNKI